The following is a genomic window from Ignavibacteria bacterium.
GGCAACAAAATGGAATCAGCATAACCTTTTTCAAGATTGTAAAGTGAATTTATGTAACTATATGTGACTTTCGTTAAGTGGCTCTTATCACTGAATAATTTAAAATAAATTCCGGTGTTAAAATAAATATTTTTATACTTTATCCTGGAGGAATCGTTCCGTACTGCAGCACTGCTGTCATTTTGTAACCCGCCGAATAATCCGCGGTCAATAGTATTGTAGTAAAAATTTGTTAGTATATTAAAATTAGGATTTAAGAAAAAATTTAATCTTGTCCTTGTCTGCCATTTGTCATAATCCGAATTTGTGTATCTTCCTGCATTAGAACCTTTAGTCAATCCTAATTGCAAATTAAATTTTCTGGAAAATGATTGAGAAAAATAAACATCGGCAAACAATGCATCATACCTATCCTGAGAATATCTTAATTGCGAAAATGGCTGTGGTTGTACAACGTTTTTTGAAATTACATTAATTGAAGATGTCGAAAATGTATTACTGTATAAATATGAACTTATCGAAGATATTAACTCAATACTGTCAATTTCATTAATCGAAAGATTTTCAGTATCAAATTGTGAATCAAGTATATTCATTTTAAAACCATCCCTGTAAACAGGAACATTGAGATATGGGTAAGTAAGGTCTATAAATTCATTTCTCTGCCCAAACCCTTCATTAAATACTCTAAACCCATTTCTCATTTCTAAAATTTCTGAAAGCGAGCGTTTGTCGCTCCATATATATTCATTATAACTAAAAACTTCGGAAGTATTTGACAAACGATTTGTTCCTTTGATTACATTTGTATCGAATGCGGCATATCTGATTGAATCGGGAATTTGATAACGAAGCGAGTCCTGCGCTAATAGGGAAGTGGGTGATAAAAAGGCGGTTATTAATAATGCAATTAGCAGCGCAATATATTTCATATCATGATATAATGCTCATCATTTTTCAAGTATTCAATATAAATAATAATTCTTATTCGGTTGTTTTCGGCTTATCAAGCTCATCAATATCTTTGCGGTGCTTAATAATTTTTGCATCTGTAAGGAAATAAACATCTTCGGCAATGTTTGTGGCATGGTCTGATAATCTTTCAACATTCCTCAATAAAGTAATAGCATGAGAACAAGCTCTTATGCGTGACTTATCATTTTCCATTATGCTTATAAGCTCATTAAAAATCTTTATGTCCATTTCGTCAACATTGTTATCAAGCTTAATGATTTCAAGCGCAAGCTCTCTATCGTTATTGACAAATGAATCGATACTGCTTCTTACAATTTTCTGAACAAGCACAGCCATCTCGTCGATTTTAACTTGTTTAAGAAGAGCTATATCGTTCATTAGGGGTTCGGTTCTTTCGGCAATGTTAACAGCAATGTCGCCCATTCTCTCAAGGTCATTATTGATTTTCAAAGCTGACATTATGAGGCGCAAATCAACAGCAACGGGTTGTGTAAGCGCGAATATTCTCTGACAATGCTTATCGATTTTTACATCGAATTTATCGACTTTATCATCACGTTCTTTTACAAGATTTGCCAAATCAAGATTTGCTTCAAAAAGTCCTTTGAATGCAAATTCAATCTGCTCTTCTACAAGACTTCCCATCTTAATAATTCTTGTCCGGAGCTGGTCGAGTTCTTCTTCTAGATAATTATACATAAGTTAAAATTAAAATTTTATATTAACCGAATTTACCGGTAATGTAATTTTGAGTTCGTTCATCTTTGGGTTCAGTAAACATTTTTCGCGTCAAGTCGAATTCTATCAATTCGCCATTTAAAAAGAAAGCACAAAAGTCACTCACTCTCGCTGCCTGCTGCATGTTGTGAGTTACAATGACGATGCAAAGATTTTTTTTAAGTTCAAATATGAGCTCTTCAATTTTAGAAGTTGAAATCGGGTCAAGTGCGCTTGCCGGTTCATCCATCAATAAAATTTCCGGTTCAACTGCCAACGCGCGAGCAATGCAAACTCTTTGTTGCTGTCCGCCTGAAAGTCCCATTGCAGATTCATCGAGACGGTCTTTCACTTCCTCCCATATTGCCGCTTTCTTTAAGCTTGATTCGACAATTTCATCGAGTTCTTTTTTCTTTCTGACTCCGTTAATGCGGGGACCATATGCAACATTTTCATAAATCGATTTAGGAAATGGATTTGACTTCTGAAAAACCATTCCGACTCTTTTTCTGAGATTTACAACGTCAACCTTGCCTTCATAAATATCGATGCTGTCAATAATAATTTTTCCTTTAATAATCACTCCGTCAATCAAATCGTTCATTCTGTTGAGCGTCCTTAGATAAGTCGTTTTACCGCATCCTGACGGACCTATTAGAGCAGTAATGGAGTTTTCCTTAATCTCAGTATTTACGTTATAAAGCGCTTGAACTTTTCCATAAAATAAGTTAAGGTCTGAGGTCTTTATTTTCGTTTCTTTATCCGCCAAAAGTTTTAATTCAATATATAAATTTATTATAACTAATCTTGTGCTAAATGTAAATTAAATGTTACCATTTGGTAAATGTTAGATAATAAGTCCGTCCTGCATTTTAATAATCCGGTCACATTTATTTGCAAATTCTTCATTGTGAGTTACTATTACGAAAGTCTGGTTTAACTTTTTACGCAGTTCGAAAATTAAATTTATAATTGCATTTGCATTTTCAGTATCAAGATTTCCTGTTGGTTCGTCTGCCAATACAATTTTAGGTGAGTTAATCAATGCGCGTGCAATGGCAACTCTTTGAGCTTCACCGCCGGAAATTTCAGAAGGTTTATGGTCTTCTCTGTTGTTTACACCGGTTGTTTTCAGGAGTTCTTTTGCTCTTTCTTTTGCATCTTTGCCCTCAATAAGTGCCGGCATTAAAACATTTTCAAGTGCTGTGAACTCAGGGAGAAGATGATGAAACTGAAATATAAATCCCACGCTTGTGTTACGGAAATCAGCAAGCTCCTTGTCGTTAAATGAAGAAATATTTTTGTCCTCTATTTCAATCTTTCCCGAATCTGCTTTGTCAAGCGTTCCAAGTATATGCAACAATGTGCTTTTCCCGGCTCCTGACTTACCCACAATTGCAATTATTTCACCTTTAAAAATTTCTAAATTAATCCCCTTCAAAACCTGAAGACGGTTTTTCTTGTCAATCTTATACGACTTTTTTATGTCAGATGCTTTTAGTAATAATTCCATTAATTGTTCATTGTTAATTGCAAATTGTTAATTGTTTTACTCCCATCTTATTGCGCTCACAGGATTTTCTTTTGCTGCTTTTGAAGCAGGATATAACGAAGCCAGATAGCAAAGTAGTAACGCTGCAAGCGGTATAATCATTAAGTCCGAATATCTCAACTCGACAGGCAGAGCATCTACGCTGTACATTTTTGTATCGAGCTTATATATGCCGTAAGTTTTTTGGAGTATGGTTATTCCGACACCCATAATAAACCCTGCGGCAATACCTATTACACCAACAGATAATCCTTCAAATAAAAAAATTCTTCTGATGCTTCCATCAGTTGCACCCATTGCTTTAAGTATTCCTATGTCCCGTTTCTTTTCAATTACTGTCATTGTAAGTGATGCAAGAATATTAAAGCATGCAACGATGATTATTAAGCTCAGAATAATAAACGCTACCCAGCGTTCAATTGTCATGATTGAATAATAATCCGCGTTTAAATCAAACCATGTATTAACTTTATATTTATCACCAAGCAAATTTTGAATTACCGATTTTTCCTTCTCCGAATCTTTAATGTCATCAAAGCGAACCTCGACACCATTATATTTATCTTCAATTTCAAAAAGCTCCTGTGATGCAGGAATTGAAATAAAAGCAAACTTTGAATCAAATTCAATGTTGTCGGCTTCATAGATTCCCGTTACAACAAATTTCATGGTCTTCGGTTCAACAAACTGTGTCAGAGATTTTTCCATTCCCGCAGGACTTATGATGGTTACAGTATCGCCTTCAAGACTGCGCATTTCACCGGCTAATATTCTGCCAATTACAATCCCACCGGTTACACCATCGTTTTTTAAATCCATTGAGCCGAGCTTGAGTACTTCTTTCAATCCTGATACGTCACCGATTTTATTTTCGTCAACCCCTTTAACTACGATTGCTTTGTTCAGGTTCTCAGTAGAAATTAATCCTTTGTTCAATGTATAGGGTGAAAATTTTTTCACGCCTGCATCTTTAAGCTTCGTCTCGACTTCCGAAACATCATCCAGAGTCTTTCCATCTGCAGATTCTACTCTTATATGAGGATTGAATCCGATTAAAATCGACGAAACTCGTGTGTTAAATCCATTAAATACCGATAATACAATTATCAGCGCCGCTACACCTGTTGCAACACCTATAATGGAGATAATAGAAATTATCGTAATGAAATTTACATTCTTTTTTGAAAATAAGTATCTTCTTGCTATGAAAAATTCTGCCGACATATTTCCTTGTGAAGTCATTCCCGCGAAAGCGGGAACCTCATTCATTTTCTAAAATTATTATTCGTCAAAAATGATTACAGATTCTTTATACTGCCTAACTTTGTTATCATCAATCTTTTTGTATAAATGTTTTTCAAGCTCTTTGGATTTCTTATCTAAATTATTTTCATCGAGTAAATTCTTAATCGGATATTTAACATGCAAAACCCTGTTTTTCAAAATATGCCTGCTGATTCCTGTTGGGATTTTTAAATTATTTCTTGCAATTTTTACGATATCCTCTTTTTTGAAATCAGGGAAATCAATCAATACGCCTTTCTTGCGTGAAAACTTTTGAAGCTCCTTAATCTTAATATCTGATTCTGTTCTGTCAAAAATATATTTGTGCGCATAAAGTGAAGTGATTTTCAGAAGCGCTTCTAAAGATTGTTCGAAATTATTTTTGAAAGTAATCAAAATATGTTTATTGTTTTCAATATCTGAAGCTAAAACTTTGTTTATTCCTTTTGAGGCATCTTTTTGTCCGTTTCTTATATCAGTATATTCATATTTATATCCTTCTTTTTCGCAAAGTTCAATCAACCTTGAAAGTTCAAAATCATATACAAAATGATTCCAGCTTAAAAGCTTAATTGCTTTATCTTTATAGTCGATTATTTGGGCAAGAATTAATTTACATCCGATTTCTTGAAGAGAGCTTAGCCTGTTTGCGCCGTCGATAAGTATATAATCATTATCATATTTTGCTACTATGACAGGGTTCATCAAAAACTTATCGTGAGAAATTCTCTGGAAAATATTTCTTAACCTCTTGTTTTCGGTGTTTTCGTGTAACTTAATATCGGAAATTTTTAAAAGTTTAAGATCGAAATAACTCTCGGTATAATTTATCATTATTTATTTTCTTTTACGAATTCAATGGCTCCGTCGTTGCTCAATTCACACCGAATAGTATCCCCCGGAAGGAATTCTGCTGAAAGTATTTTTTCGGAAAGTTTATTTGTAATATACTTTTGAATAACTCTCTTTAAAGGTCGGGCTCCAAATTGAATGTCATATCCCAGCTTGCCAAGCCAATCTTTAACATCATCAGGAACAATAAGCTTAATATTATTATGCTCAAGTCGTCTCATGGTTTGTGTCATCTGCAAATCGACTATTAATCTGATTTCGGATTGTGTAAGAGGTTTGAATAGAATAATCTCGTCTATTCTGTTCAGGAACTCGGGACGAATTGTCGCTTTAAGTAAATCTAACAATTTAACACGCAGACTGTTCATAATATCATCACGATTTTTTTCTGTTATTTTTTGCAGCTGCTCCTGAATTAAATGAGAACCAAGATTCGAAGTCATTATAATAATTGTGTTTTTGAAATTAACGGTCTTGCCTTTTGAATCAGTCAATCTTCCTTCATCCAAAACTTGAAGCAGAATATTAAACACATCAGGATGCGCTTTTTCGATTTCATCGAGAAGTACCACGCAATAGGGGCGTCTGCGAACGGCTTCGGTAAGCTGACCGCCTTCTTCATAACCCACATATCCCGGAGGCGCACCGATTAAACGCGAAACGGAAAATTTTTCCATATACTCGCTCATGTCAATTCGGACAATGGCTTTTTCATCATCAAACAAGAACTCAGCAAGTGCTCTTGCAAGCTCTGTTTTTCCGACACCGGTAGTTCCGAGAAATATAAACGAACCAATCGGTCTATTTTCATCCTGCAAGCCCGCACGTGAACGTCTTATAGCATTTGATACTGCAATTACTGCGTCTTCCTGTCCGATTAATCTCTGAGCAAGGTTTTCTTCCATCTTAAGAAGCTTCATGCGTTCGCTTTCCATCATTCGGGTAACGGGAATGCCTGTCCATCTTGAAACAATCTCTGCAATATCCTCTGCGTCGACTTCTTCCTTCAGCATTTTTTTATTTTCCTGAACTTTTGCAAGTTCCTCGGTTTTTGCGTTAATCGTTTTTTCAAGCTCAGGAATTTTTCCATAACGCAGCTCAGCAACATTTGCCAGATTTCCCTCGCGTTCATACCTGTCCGCTTCTGCTTTCAGATTTTCAATTTCCTCTTTTGAGCTTCTAATTGTTTTTATAAGATCTTTCTCTAAATTCCAATGCGCAATCAATTCATCTTTTTGCGAACGAAGATTAGCTAAGTCTTTTTCGATTTCGTCTAATCTTATTTTTGTCGGATTAACTTCTTTTGCCTTTGCCATAGCGTTATAATTTTGAAGTCATTCCCGCGAAGGCGGGAATCCCATTCTTATTCAAACTTTATTAAATTTTCTTTTTTGTAACCTCTTAAAAATTCTTCGGAACTCATTCTTTTCTTCCCCTCTAATTGCAATTCAAGAATTTCTAATTTTTTATCAGAAGTATTTACTAAAATTTTATTATCCGTTACATCAATATATCCGGGTTTCTCATTGCTTGTGATTTCTGTCAGTTTCGATTTAAATATTTTCAGATTCTTATATTTCAAAAGCGTCCATGCTGTCGGATAAGGTGACAGTCCTCTAATTTTATTATGAATATCAATTGCAAATCCTGTCCAATCAATTCTGCAGCCATCTTTGAAAATCTTAGGAGCTTTACTTGCTCTGCTATTATCCTGTGCTATTAACTCAACGTTTCCTGATTCAATCTTTTTAACCGTCGATAAAACCGTTTCAGCTCCTAAAACTTTTAACTTATCATGTAAAGTTCCTGCGGTGTCATCATTTGAAATCTCAATTTCTCTTTGTTCAATTATTTTCCCTGTATCAACCGATTTATCGAGAAAGAACGTTGTTACTCCGGTTGTTTTATCGCCGTTCATTATTGCCCAGTTAATCGGTGCTGCGCCGCGATACTTAGGAAGAAGCGATGCATGCAGATTAAACGTTCCTAATCTCGGTATAGTATAAACTTTTTCAGGTAGAATTCTGAATGCGACAACAACGAACAAATCCGCATTTAACTCTCGCAACTTGTTAATGAACTCATCATCATTTAACTTCGCAGGTTGTAAAATCTTGTAATTTTTCCCCTTGGCAAATTTTTTTACATCAGATTCCTGAACATTCAATCCGCGTCCCTTAGGTTTATCGGGAACTGTAACAACAGCTTTTATATTATAACCACTGTCATCAAGTATTTTCAAAGACGGAACTGCAAACTCGGGTGTACCCATAAACACGATATCCATCATTTGTGTATTAATAAATAAATTTATCTTTATTTATTATCAGCGGATACGGAGCTTCGACTTTTCCTTTCTTAATTTTATCCAGCTCTTTTTTTATTTCTTTTTTCTGTTCTGCATTTAAATAATCTATGAAAAGTTTTCCGTTGAGGTGGTCAACTTCATGCTGAATCACTCTTCCTAAAAGTTTATCCGCCTCGAGTTCAACTTCTTTCATATTGGCATCAGTATATTTCACAAAAATTTTTTCTGCTCTCGGTACTTCAACGCGGATTCCCGGAATACTCAGACATCCCTCTTCACTGAACCACTCTCCATGTGAATCCACAATTTTCGGATTAATCATTGTTAATGGTTTCACATCGCTGTATTCTTTCAGAAAAGAAACGTCTATAACAAGAAAAGACGAATTTATCCCTATTTGAGGCGCAGCAAGCCCGATTCCATCGGCTTCGTGCATTGTAAAAAACATATTTTCTATGGTTTTTATTAGCTCAAGTGTAATTTCTTTCACAGGTACGGTTTTCTTTGTAAGGACATCCATACCATAAGTCGCTATAGGTAATTGTTTATTCATAACTTACAAATTTAACAATTTTAAATTTTAACTGTTAGCCCATTTAAAAGTGTCATTTATAAACAAAACAAAAGATTCCATTCTTTAAATGGGTGAGATTTTTCACTTCGTTCACAATGACAAACCCGTAAAATATTAACTTTAAATTTGAAAACATTACTAATAAATTGTTTTTATGGCGAAAATAAATCCTATCGAACAAAATCCCGATAAAATTAAGCTTCTTGAAACATTCGATAATTCATTTCCAAAAAGAGATTATGTGATTATTCACGAAGCAACCGAGTTCACTTCCGTATGTCCAAAAACTGGTCAGCCGGATTTTGGCAATATCATATTAAGTTATATACCCGATAAAAAATGCGTGGAGCTTAAATCATATAAATTTTATTTGCAATCATTCCGTCACGAAGGAATTTTTTATGAGAATGTTACAAACAGGATTCTTGAAGACCTTGTTTCCGTTTTGAAGCCGAGATGGATGGAAGTCCAGGGAAACTTTTCATTACGCGGCGGCATTAAATCTAAAATTATTGCAGCTCACGGAAAAAGAAAGTAAAAAATGATTAAAAAAA
Proteins encoded in this region:
- the phoU gene encoding phosphate signaling complex protein PhoU, whose product is MYNYLEEELDQLRTRIIKMGSLVEEQIEFAFKGLFEANLDLANLVKERDDKVDKFDVKIDKHCQRIFALTQPVAVDLRLIMSALKINNDLERMGDIAVNIAERTEPLMNDIALLKQVKIDEMAVLVQKIVRSSIDSFVNNDRELALEIIKLDNNVDEMDIKIFNELISIMENDKSRIRACSHAITLLRNVERLSDHATNIAEDVYFLTDAKIIKHRKDIDELDKPKTTE
- the pstB gene encoding phosphate ABC transporter ATP-binding protein PstB translates to MADKETKIKTSDLNLFYGKVQALYNVNTEIKENSITALIGPSGCGKTTYLRTLNRMNDLIDGVIIKGKIIIDSIDIYEGKVDVVNLRKRVGMVFQKSNPFPKSIYENVAYGPRINGVRKKKELDEIVESSLKKAAIWEEVKDRLDESAMGLSGGQQQRVCIARALAVEPEILLMDEPASALDPISTSKIEELIFELKKNLCIVIVTHNMQQAARVSDFCAFFLNGELIEFDLTRKMFTEPKDERTQNYITGKFG
- a CDS encoding ABC transporter ATP-binding protein; its protein translation is MELLLKASDIKKSYKIDKKNRLQVLKGINLEIFKGEIIAIVGKSGAGKSTLLHILGTLDKADSGKIEIEDKNISSFNDKELADFRNTSVGFIFQFHHLLPEFTALENVLMPALIEGKDAKERAKELLKTTGVNNREDHKPSEISGGEAQRVAIARALINSPKIVLADEPTGNLDTENANAIINLIFELRKKLNQTFVIVTHNEEFANKCDRIIKMQDGLII
- a CDS encoding ABC transporter permease, translated to MNEVPAFAGMTSQGNMSAEFFIARRYLFSKKNVNFITIISIISIIGVATGVAALIIVLSVFNGFNTRVSSILIGFNPHIRVESADGKTLDDVSEVETKLKDAGVKKFSPYTLNKGLISTENLNKAIVVKGVDENKIGDVSGLKEVLKLGSMDLKNDGVTGGIVIGRILAGEMRSLEGDTVTIISPAGMEKSLTQFVEPKTMKFVVTGIYEADNIEFDSKFAFISIPASQELFEIEDKYNGVEVRFDDIKDSEKEKSVIQNLLGDKYKVNTWFDLNADYYSIMTIERWVAFIILSLIIIVACFNILASLTMTVIEKKRDIGILKAMGATDGSIRRIFLFEGLSVGVIGIAAGFIMGVGITILQKTYGIYKLDTKMYSVDALPVELRYSDLMIIPLAALLLCYLASLYPASKAAKENPVSAIRWE
- a CDS encoding ParB N-terminal domain-containing protein; this translates as MINYTESYFDLKLLKISDIKLHENTENKRLRNIFQRISHDKFLMNPVIVAKYDNDYILIDGANRLSSLQEIGCKLILAQIIDYKDKAIKLLSWNHFVYDFELSRLIELCEKEGYKYEYTDIRNGQKDASKGINKVLASDIENNKHILITFKNNFEQSLEALLKITSLYAHKYIFDRTESDIKIKELQKFSRKKGVLIDFPDFKKEDIVKIARNNLKIPTGISRHILKNRVLHVKYPIKNLLDENNLDKKSKELEKHLYKKIDDNKVRQYKESVIIFDE
- the fmt gene encoding methionyl-tRNA formyltransferase — protein: MMDIVFMGTPEFAVPSLKILDDSGYNIKAVVTVPDKPKGRGLNVQESDVKKFAKGKNYKILQPAKLNDDEFINKLRELNADLFVVVAFRILPEKVYTIPRLGTFNLHASLLPKYRGAAPINWAIMNGDKTTGVTTFFLDKSVDTGKIIEQREIEISNDDTAGTLHDKLKVLGAETVLSTVKKIESGNVELIAQDNSRASKAPKIFKDGCRIDWTGFAIDIHNKIRGLSPYPTAWTLLKYKNLKIFKSKLTEITSNEKPGYIDVTDNKILVNTSDKKLEILELQLEGKKRMSSEEFLRGYKKENLIKFE
- the def gene encoding peptide deformylase, which encodes MNKQLPIATYGMDVLTKKTVPVKEITLELIKTIENMFFTMHEADGIGLAAPQIGINSSFLVIDVSFLKEYSDVKPLTMINPKIVDSHGEWFSEEGCLSIPGIRVEVPRAEKIFVKYTDANMKEVELEADKLLGRVIQHEVDHLNGKLFIDYLNAEQKKEIKKELDKIKKGKVEAPYPLIINKDKFIY
- the queF gene encoding preQ(1) synthase, whose amino-acid sequence is MAKINPIEQNPDKIKLLETFDNSFPKRDYVIIHEATEFTSVCPKTGQPDFGNIILSYIPDKKCVELKSYKFYLQSFRHEGIFYENVTNRILEDLVSVLKPRWMEVQGNFSLRGGIKSKIIAAHGKRK